The DNA window AGACGGTCGACGGCTGGGAGACCATGCCGCTCACCCGGGCCGCGCAGGCCGTCCAGATCAGCGCTTACCCGGATGCGTACGCCAAGCATGAGCCGATCGCCACGCAGATCGTCAACATGCTCGCCGACGGCGCGGCCAGCGCAGCCGGAAGTTCGCTGACGATGGTCTGCGCCGCCTCCGGTCAGATCGCGGCATCCGGCTGGACCATTCCGCTGCGGGCCGGCGTCGGCTCGGGTTTCCGTAGTCCGGAGCGCCCCAATCACCAGGGCGTCGACCTCAGCGTCGACAAGTACACGCCGATCGCTGCAGTGGCGAGCGGCGTCGTTTCGCTCGTCAAATGCGACGAGGATTTCCGGGGTCGTAAGACCTGCAATGTGGACGGCTATCCGGGCAAGGGCGGCTGCGGGTGGATGGTCGAGATCATCCATGCGGGGAACGTCATGACACGTTACTGTCACATGGTGCAACGGCCGTTCGTCAAAGAAAATCAGCAGGTCGCGGCCGGTGACGTCATCGGACGAGTCGGCTCCAGCGGCAACTCGTCAGGGCCGCACCTGCACTTCGAGGTGCATCTGAACTACGACCGGTCGAGCGCCGGCGCGATCGACCCGGTCCGGTTCATGCGGCAGCAGGGCGCGGCGCTTGGCGGTGAGGGATGAACGACGGATTCCCGGATCCTTTCGCTGCGAACTCAGGATGGGCCTTGGACGCGCCTCGTCCGGTGATCCCGACTCCCGCAACAATGGGTGGACAACTCCGTGGACGGCGTGTGGTGATCGGATCACCCGGTCTCGGCTGGCGGAGTGACCTGCGTGCTGACGAGAAGGTCGTTCAGGGCAGTCGGACCTACGTTCCGGTCATGGCCGAATCCGAGTGGTACCGCGCCGAAGCGGAGCAGACCGAGGTGTTCGCCGCGCTGGTGCCGGTTGATCGGGTGTGGGTCGAGGAGCTGGGCGTGGCTGGAACTACCTCATCCACCAGACCGGCTGAGGCACAACTGGTCTCACTCGACGAGCCACCGCGCCGGCCACCGGTCGTAGCCACCGAGGCCGATTTTCTGGCGGGGCGTCGTGTCGCGCGCCTACTGGAGGACGGTGGCGAACAGCGTGACCTTCGCGCGGTCACCGAGCTCTACACGAGCGAGGACGGCGAGATCTGCGCACGAATAACGCAAGAACTCGACTGGTACCGCTGGGGCTGGGACGGCCGCACACCGAAAACCTTGGAAGTGCCCGCGCACCTCCTCTGGATTGAATAACTACGTGATCTTCGTGGCGCCGCAAACACGCCACCCGTCTTCGTCCACCACCGCGAATTGCCACGTACTGCCATCCCGCCCACCCTGAGTCTTGATGGTTCGGGTTAAGTCGGCTGTCACAACGCTATTTTTCTCTACGGTCGCGACTTTAGTGATAGACCAGGTGATAGAAATACCTACGGCAAATTCCTTTTCCCGCTGCTCGGTGTCACTGCGAAAGTCTGTAAGTGATGCAAAATCTCCGCCGGATTTACATTGATAGAGCGCGGCATCGCTATCGTTTCGGCTCGCCGCGAAGGCGCCTAGGAAGTCGTTCACGGCGCTCTCTGGAGAGGTCCTTTCGATCTTTGTGGCGTCGTCATACAAGACGAAGAAGATGCCGGCTCCGCCTAAGCACAACAACCCCACAACACCAGCAGTCAACGCCAGGACCAGCCGCGCGCGACGGCTCCGCAAACGCCCCCTCTTCAGCCCGCCAACGGCGCCACCCCTCGCGCCACCTCCGCCACCAGCAGGCTGATTTCCGTCCGACGTCACCACGGCTCCGACCTCCAAGGGCTCCGACCCGCTCCAACCCGCCCCCACACCACGAACCCTAATCCACCTCAAGAACATGGAAGTCCACACCGAACCCCCAATGCCGCTGGATCTCCACGATCGCCGCCTTCACCAGCTCAAGGTCCTCGGAGGACACCACCGATTCGTCGTCCCACGTCGGCGCCACCGGCAGGTAGAACCCATAACTGCCCAACCCCCGGTCAACGGGTACGTGCATGACCCGCCCCCGGAACTCGACCCGCATCGTCTCCCGGTCGACGGTCCTCAGCAGCACCCCGCTGTCCGTCCGCGCGGCCTGGCTGCGGATCTCGTGGACTGCCAATTCGTCACACCCCCGCAGGGTCGATGGTGGTGAGCCGCGTCGTCGCCGGGTTCTCGAACAGGGCCCGCCGTTCGACCGCGTTCCAGATGCCGTCGGCGCGCGGGTTGTGTGTCCAGGCGGTCACCTCGCCGACCGCGGTGGACGCGTACCGTTCGGAGAGCCGGCTCCAGATGTCCCGGGCCTGCGTCTGCCGTACGGGTGATCCGTCTTCGAAGAGCCGCAGATCGTCGAAGGCCGCACCGCCCGGCGTCTTCTCCAGTGTCACCGACGTCACCCCGTCCGTGTACTTCTCGGCGAACACCCGCATAGGCGTGCCGTCACCGGCGCGTCCGGAGTAGAACGTCGCGCCGTTGACGGGGCTGCGTACGTCGACCCGTTCGACCTCGCGCATGAGCCGGTGGAACTCCGAGTTCTGCCCGAAGT is part of the Actinoplanes missouriensis 431 genome and encodes:
- a CDS encoding M23 family metallopeptidase; translation: MRVPRPRKIVVLVSLVVTLVLLCCGGSVTALLLGNLSNDEQSSLNAAMGCGKGGAIDPDSKLPKVRPYGATQIRNAAVIINVGEQLQMPPRAWVIAVATAMQESRLVNLGHLGARNDHDSQGLFQQRPSSGWGTPAQVRDPVYASTKFYNKLKTVDGWETMPLTRAAQAVQISAYPDAYAKHEPIATQIVNMLADGAASAAGSSLTMVCAASGQIAASGWTIPLRAGVGSGFRSPERPNHQGVDLSVDKYTPIAAVASGVVSLVKCDEDFRGRKTCNVDGYPGKGGCGWMVEIIHAGNVMTRYCHMVQRPFVKENQQVAAGDVIGRVGSSGNSSGPHLHFEVHLNYDRSSAGAIDPVRFMRQQGAALGGEG
- a CDS encoding Rv0361 family membrane protein; protein product: MFLRWIRVRGVGAGWSGSEPLEVGAVVTSDGNQPAGGGGGARGGAVGGLKRGRLRSRRARLVLALTAGVVGLLCLGGAGIFFVLYDDATKIERTSPESAVNDFLGAFAASRNDSDAALYQCKSGGDFASLTDFRSDTEQREKEFAVGISITWSITKVATVEKNSVVTADLTRTIKTQGGRDGSTWQFAVVDEDGWRVCGATKIT